In the Salvelinus fontinalis isolate EN_2023a unplaced genomic scaffold, ASM2944872v1 scaffold_1320, whole genome shotgun sequence genome, taggtaaagtccccccttatctcagctcgctggtcaccatagcaacacccacccgtagcacgcgctccagcaggtatatctctctggtcacccccaaaaccaattcttcctttggccgcctctccttccagttctctgctgccaatgactggaacgaactacaaaaatctctgaaactggaaacacttatctccctcactagctttaagcaccagctgtcagagcagctcatagattactgcacctgtacatagcccatctataatttagcccaaacaactacctctttacctactgtatttatttattttgctcctttgcaccccattatttctatctctactttgcaccttcttccactgcaaaccaaccattccagtgttattttttttacttgctatattgtatttacttcgccaccatggcctttatatatttttttatttatttatatatatattttgtttgccttcacctcccttatctcacctcacttgctcatattgtatatagacttattttcactgtattattgactgtatgtttgttctactccatgtgtaactatgtgttgttgtatgtgtcgaactgctttgctttatcttggccaggtcgcaattgtaaatgagaacgtgttctcaatttgcctacctggttaaataaaggttaaataaaaaataaataaataaaatgaaaactGGTAGGGAACATTGTATTTAGCTAGGATTTCATATGGCCAGGAAGGTCATTGAGAATAACAATAGACAATAGTTAATGTTGCTAGTTTAGGGATGAAGATAGTGAAGGTTCATTATGTTAaagatgttttttattttgacgtggaaacaatgtttatTGGAAAGTAAAACaaagaactcttcattgagacaatgataaacagcaatcCGTGGGAGATTTGaggtggatattataaaataaggatctgttggagtccaagtcaaaccaagaatctttatttctgagctcagaAAGAATAACAgagtttggtattttattaggatccccattagctgttgcaaaatcagcagctactcttcctggggtccacacaaaacatgacacataatacagcacatcaatagacaagaacagctcaaggacagaactacatacattttgtaaaaggcacacgtagcctacatatcaatgcatacacacaaactatctaggtcaaataggggagaggggttgtgccgtgaggtgttgcttaatctgttttttgaaaccaggtttgctgtttatttgagcaatatgagatggaaggaagttccatgcaataagggccctatataatactgtacgctttcttgaatttgttctggaaacttggggactgtgaaaagacccccggtggcatgtctggtgggataagtgtgtgtgtcagagctgtgtgtaagttgacttgtAAGAACTTTGATGATATCTGTACATTATAGGAACACCTGTGATGACAAAAGTACAATGATTCTTGTGTTGCTTTAGCTTGAGATGAAGAATCAGTGGTTGACACCTTGCAAGTGCATGAAAAGGTCAACTGTACAAAGTCAGATGTCTATGTGTTGAAACTATATTTTAGGTAACAGATGGATAAAGGGAACTAAGAGTTCCTGTTGATACTATGTTCCAGTCTTACTTCCAGTCTGACATGATAGCAATAAGGGGAAGAGTGATAGGGAAACTAACTGCCAATAACGCAATAAGCTGAACTCCGCCTAGCAGAGACATCTTTGTATTAGCAACTATAAATTATGAGCTTATATGGTGTTAATAAGGGACATCACCCGGGGCGGGGTGATCCTCAGTAGGGGATAAAAAGGGAAAACACCATATTTTGAACTGAAATTATGAGCTTATATGGTGTTAATAAGGGACATCACCCGGGGCGGGGTGATCCTCAGTAGGGGATAAAAAGGGAAAACACCATATTTTGAACTGAGTGTCTTGCTTGCAAATTGCTGTAAGTGTAAACTCCGGGTTGCAATCCTTATTAAACAAACTAAGCTCTGATCAAATACGGATTTCCTGTGGTCTCTTCTGTGCACATAGGGCAGAATTCCCTTacagactatgcaaacaatttgggattttcaacatattcatgtttcttataaaaagaagaagtgatgcagtcagtctctcctcaactcttagccaagagagactggcatgcatagtattaatatcagtcttctgattacaattaagagcaaaatgtgccgctctgttctgggccagctgcacctttaataggtctttctttgcagcactggaccacacgactggacaataatcaagattagacaaaactagagcctgcagaacttgctttttggagtgtggtgtcaaaaaagcagaccaTCTCTTTGAggctagacctctccccatctttacaaccactgaatctatatgttttgaccatgacagtttacaatctaaggtaatgccaagtaatttagtctcaacttgttcaacagcaacacaattcattaccagattcagctgaggtctagaacttaaggaatgatttgtaccaaatacaatgctcttagttttagagatgttcagtaccagtttattactggccacccattccaaaacagactgcaactctttgttaagtgtttcagtgacatcattagctgtggttgctgatgcgtatatggttgaatcatcagcacacatggacacacatgctttgtttaatgccagtggcaggtcattggtaagaatagaaaagagtagagggcctagagagctgccctgaggTACATTACACTTtatatgtttgacattagagaagcttccattaaaaaccctctgagttctagtagatagatagctctgaatccacattatggcagaggttgaaaagccatagcacatacgttttttcaacaagaggttatggtcaataatatcaaaggatACATTGAAATCTAACAATagagctcccacaatcttcttatcaatttctctcaaccaatcatcagtcatttgtgtcagtgcagcacatgttgagtgcccttctctataagcatgctgaaagtctgttgctaatttgtttacagagaaatatcattgtatttggtcaaacacaatttttcccaacagtttgctaagagctggcagcaagcttataggtctgctgttagaaacagtaaaggccgctttaccactcttgggtagtggaactactttggcttccctccaggcctgaggacaaagactttcctctaggctcagattaaacatatgacagataggagtggctatagagtcagctactgtCCTCAGTAGCttcccatctaagttgtcaatgtcattattgatcgataacaatttttccacctctctcacactaactttacaacatTCAATacttgcactgcttttctttcattatgatTTTTTACaagtttttttccatcattctttatatcattgatcttggcttcctAATAAAGTGTATTATTTTGTTGAGTTTGGTCACATCATTTCTCCATTTGCAGTACGTAAGCCAgccagatgtgcagccagacttattagccactccttttgcccaaaCTCTTTCAAACATAcagtttttaaattcctcatcaatccatggagccttaacagttctaacagtcagtttcttaacaggtacatgtttatcaataattggaagaagcaatttcatatggTTTTCCCACAGTCTGAGCTTTTGTAAGCCTTCTCCTCTATGTGCAGTCTCATGTGTTCTTTCAGGTTGCTTAATTGGTTAAAACCCTTTCCagactgggagcagtggtaaggcgtctcccctgtgtgtattctctcgtgttttTTCAGATCCCCTGACcggttgaaacactttccacactctGAGCAGTGGTTAGGcttttcaactgtatgtattctctcatgttttttCAGGCTGCTTAATTGGTTAAAACTCTTGCCAGACTGGGAGCAgtagtaaggcttctcccctgtgtgtattctctcgtgttttTTCAGGTTCCCTGTCCGTTTAAAACActtgccacactgggagcagtggtaaggcttctcccctgtgtgtattatctcatgTTCTTTCAGATGCCCTGACcggttgaaacactttccacactgggagcagtggtaaggcttctcccctgtttGTATTATCTCATGTTCTTTCAGATGCCATGACCGGGTTAAAAattttccacactgggagcagtggtaaggcttctccactgtgtgtattatctcatgTTTTTTCAGATCCCCTGACTGGCTGAaaaactttccacactgggagcattggtaaggcttctcacctgtgtgtattctcttgtgttgtttcaggttccctaactggttaaaacacttgccacactgggagcagtggtaaggcttctcccctgtgtgtattctctcgtgtgaTTTCAGGTTCCCTGACCGGTTAAAACActtgccacactgggagcagtggtaacgcttctcccctgtgtgtattatctcatgTTCTTTCAGATGCCCTAactggttaaaactctttccacactgcaaGCAGTGGTAagatttctcccctgtgtgtattctctcatgtcggTACAGGTCCCTTAACTggttaaaacactttccacagCGGGAACACTGGTGTCTTCTTGTTGGTTTGGACGtccctggctctggttcctctgagtctggtctttctcctgccaaagacagtgtgttttaaaaaaaagagatctgaatgaaacctccacatgataaataGGCCTTGCTACGAGGGTAAATCCTAATCAGATCGCTCAATAAGCTAAGGCCAGTTTTAACAATCTTggtgtgattttaaaacaaatgttgtagagtttcctggtaattactgataatgtttacattacttatttattcattctgttttacaagtcagaacacaaaaaAACTAAACCGTTCTTGGACACTCAAGACACAGATGTCGCTTAATTCCAATCGAGCAGGTGGTTGTAAATATATAACTTTcatagctgtatgatacagaatgcgacctacagtcgtggccaaaagttttgagaatgacacaaatattaatttccacaaagtttgctgcttcagtgtcttcagatatttttgtcagatgttactatgaaatactgaagtataattacaaacatttcataagtgtcaaaggcttttggtaatgacatgaagttgatgcaaagagttttttccctcattcaactttttcactccggacgctttatctggacatggttcgtcagtactttcaacagccgaagctaagtagtaacattatcATGTCttttaattgcagtcgctgtactcataatatacaggagaacgatcgccttacggcgaggatagctgtgctgcaagcccagcttcagacgcaatcgttaggcaagcttcagacgcaatcgttaggcaagggtaatttcagtgtaggaaaggaagaaacagcgtctgtgccaccagtaagtacagatactaacgttagtataaatccccccgcacagtcccccgcagccggacaactttctcatggcttctggagggaaatgctgtaggaatgctcaactggtgtcgctcattcagccgacagaaactttaaaccggttttccccattaagtagcgagtcggagtctgaggccgagttttctcttgtctctactcctcccgttacggggtctgagacgccgaaggcccccaccattagctctgacaaattga is a window encoding:
- the LOC129848992 gene encoding zinc finger protein 85-like, which encodes GERPDSEEPEPGTSKPTRRHQCSRCGKCFNQLRDLYRHERIHTGEKSYHCLQCGKSFNQLGHLKEHEIIHTGEKRYHCSQCGKCFNRSGNLKSHERIHTGEKPYHCSQCGKCFNQLGNLKQHKRIHTGEKPYQCSQCGKFFSQSGDLKKHEIIHTVEKPYHCSQCGKFLTRSWHLKEHEIIQTGEKPYHCSQCGKCFNRSGHLKEHEIIHTGEKPYHCSQCGKCFKRTGNLKKHERIHTGEKPYYCSQSGKSFNQLSSLKKHERIHTVEKPNHCSECGKCFNRSGDLKKHERIHTGETPYHCSQSGKGFNQLSNLKEHMRLHIEEKAYKSSDCGKTI